The following DNA comes from Ornithinimicrobium avium.
TACGAGGACGTCGACGAGCTCTGGTCCAGCCTGAGGCTCGGCGTCGGCCCCGCCGGCGCCTACCTCGCGGCGCTGCCCGGCGAGCAGCAGGAGGCGCTGCGCACGGCATACCTCGAGCGTCTCGGCCCTCGGGAGGGGAGCTTCACGCTGGGAGCGCTGGCGCGGGCCGCGGTCGCGACCGTGCCCTGAGCGGGCCGGCTCCTCAGCTCGCGACCCCGACCCGGCGCTCGGTGCGGGACCGCCACCGCTTGGCGCCGAGCTCGGCGAACCAGCCCAGCACCAGGGCGAGAACGATGGCGATGACCAGGCCCAGGAGGGGCTGCTCCTCCAGCCAGCTGCCGGCCAGGGCGCCGACGCCCACGTTGTAGGCGGACCACGTGGTGACGCCGATGCCGTCGAAGAGCATGAACCGCGGGCGGGGGAACTCGGTGGCGCCGGCGGTCAGGTTCACGAGCTGTCGGCCGCCCGGCACGTAGCGGCAGGCGATGACGATCGTGCCGCCGCGCCGGTCCAGCATCTTGACCACCCAGTTGACGAAGCCGCGCACCTTGGGCCGCTTGCTGTCCCGGAGCCGACCGAGCCGCGTGTGCCTGCCGATGGTGTAGGTCAGGTTGTCACCGAGGAAGCTTCCGAGGGCAGCCACGGCGATGAGCGCCGCGATGTTGGGGTCACCCTCCGCGCCCGCCACCGCACCGAGCGCCACCAGCGTCGCCTCGGACGGCACCGGCGGCAGCACGCCGTCGAGGATGCACAGCAGCAGCACGATCGGCAGCAGCCACGCCGAGTCGGCGTTCGCCTCGATGAAGGCGTTGAGCGCCTCGAGCATGTGCCTTCTTCCTGGAGGGAGCGCCCCAGTATGGCAACCGCGCACGTCGGGCGCCGCCTGAGCAGTCACGTGCTGGGCAGAGGACCAGCCCCTGGTGGGACGAACATCGCCTGCCCCTGGTGCCGGATCGCCAAGCGACGCTTCGAGGAGGCCGCGGCCCAGCACGACCGGCCTGTCACCGTCGAGTACCACTCCTTCGAGCTGGCGCCGGACCTGCCGGACGACTACGTCGGCACGGAGGCGGAGTTCCTGCGCCGGCTCTACCCCGGCACGAAGGCAGCAGGCGCCGACCTGCGGAGGATCAGGCAGGTGGTCAGCACGGGAGCCCGGCTGGGCCTGGACTACGACTTCGACGCGGTCCGGCACACCAGCACCTTCCTGGCCCACCAGCTGCTGCACCACGGCAAGGCCCACGGCGTGCAGGGCCTTGTGCTGGATGCTCTCTTCACGGCCTACTTCGAGCACGGCCACGAGCTGCGCCAGGTCGACGGACTCGTCGCGCTCGGGGCGGACGTCGGTCTGGACGCGGCCGTTACGCGCGAGGCGCTCCTGAGCGGGCGGTACGCGGACGCGGTCCGGCAGGACAGAGCACGAGCCGGCGACCGTGGCGTCACGAGCATCCCGACCTATGTCCTGCCCGGTCAGGACCCGATCCACGGGGCCTTGCGGCCGGTCGTCTTCCTCGACGCGCTGCGCATGGTGCCGTAGCCACCCGCGCCGTCAGGCCAGCGCGAGGACGACAAGGCCGAGGATGACGGTCGAGGCGAGGACGACTCCCAGCAGGACCGCGACCGCCCGTGGGGGAAGCCGCTCCCCCGGCTCCAGCACCACCCCGGTCGCCAGGGCCACCCGCGGCGGCGAGGCGATGATCGCGATCGAGCCGGCGACGTTCTGGCCGGCGAGCGCGACGAGCGGGTCCGCGCCCAGGGTGGCTGCCCCGTTCGTCGTGGCGGCGGAGAACATCGCGGCCGAGCCCGTGTTGGACCCGGTCAGGTAGCCGCCGAGCGCCCCGACGGCAGGCACAGCGGCGACGAACCCGTAGCCCGCGCCCGCCGCGGTGACGGCCAGGTGCTCGGCCATCCCCGTGCCGGCCATGACGATCCCGATGAGCATGAAGACGATCGCGTTGCCGGCGATGGGCACCCACCGCCGCAGCGTCCCGGCGACCAGTGCCCATCGGTCCGCGGAAGGCAGGTCGACCGTGGCGGTGGCGACAGCTGCGGCGACCACGAGCCAGAGCGCCGGGCTGGTGATCCACCCAGGTGTGCCGTCACCTGCCAGCGCGAGGAGCGCGGTGGCCGCGAGGATGCCGGCGACGAGCACGACATACGGGACGAGGGCGGTGAGCAGCTCGCGTGTCACCGGGGGCAACGGACCGCGCGCGAGGCGGGTGACGCCCAGGAGAAGGGCGATGATCGCGGCGGAGGCCAGGACGCCGGCCAGCGGCGGCCCGAGCAGGTTCGAGGGGATCAGCACCGCCCACTGGACGAGGACCACCACGGTCGCGAGGAGCAGCTGCGGGGGCCGCGGGCGGCCGACGTTGAGCGCGAGCACTCCGACCATGCCGACCACCAGGACGGGCAGGGTGAGCACCGCCGTCCACACCCCGAGCTCGACGAAGTCCTGCCCGCCGAGCTGTGCGGCGACGAGCAGCCCAGGAGCCATCGAGCCCCACGGCACGAGGACCATGCCCAGCATGCCGGTGACCACCGCCCGCACCGGGGTCAGGCCCAGCCGGACCAGCAGCGGGGCGGTGATGACGACGCCGAGCCCGAAGCCGGTGACCGACTCCATGAACGGCGTCAGCCCGAAGACCAGGAGCAGGAGCGTCAGGGTTCGGTCGGCGCCGCGCTCGGCCTCCTCCAGCCACTCGGCGATCCGCCCCTGCGCACCGCCGCGCGTCATCACCTGGGCCAGGCCGACGCCGCCCAGGAGGATGACCGCGATCTCCACGACCAGCGGCCCCATGTCCCCCAGGACGGCGAGCGCCTCGGGCCTGCCGATCGGGAAGGCCGTCGCCCCCACCACGAGCGCGCCGACGAGCCCGACGACACCGGCCCGCATGGACGGGACCCGCACCACGAGCAGGACCAGGACCAGGACGATCGGCGCGAGGGCGGCGAGGAACCGCAGGTCGAGGCTCACCCGCGACTCACGGCAGCACGCACCTGGCGATGCTGCCCGCCAGCGCCAGCCTTCACGATCGTGCGTCGTCGTGCAGGCGCACGCTCGAGAGCTCCGGCGGATGCCCACCTGGCGGCTGCCAGTAGTGCAGCCCGCGGACGAAAATCAGGCACAGTAACCTCGTGCGGCCCTCGACGAGAATGTGCTCGGCAAGTCTGCGCATCTCGCCGCCGTGACGATGTGCTGCACGGGCACGAGACTCTCCTCAGGTGGGCTGGGACCTGAGGCCATGCTAGGCCTGAGTCCCGACGTACCATCCCTCACGATCGTCGAGCGGCTTCGCGCAGACCGCCTGCAGTTCGGGGACGGTGAACGTCTGGGGGACGAACCTCAGTGCGAGGTTCGTGTACTCCAGCTTCGAGCGTGCCGCTCCATTCCCACCCGACGAGTCACGCCGTGCTCGAACGGCAGGCCCTGCTCGAAAGCCTCATCCACTGACCACCCCCGCGCGTCTACGGCCGCTGCCCGAAGCATGTTCATCGCGCAGGCATCCCTCTTTAGCTTAGCAACTACGGTCGCCGCCGAGAAGAAGTCTGCCGGGAGCGCATGCTCGAGCTGCCACGTGATCGCGATCGGCCTGTTGCCCTGGTGGCTCACGTAACGCATCGGCCCGGCGAAAAGGTAGGGACTGGTGCCGAATTCGTCCTCCTTCTCTTCACGGACGAAGAGTAGGACCGTGCTGGCGCTGCTGAGGTACCTGTGTCCGGTCGCGGAGCCCACTGAGGTTGTGGACTGCGACTCCCAGTGGAAGAGCGTAGGACTGATCGGATAGTCGCGGTACAGGGTCGTCGGCGAAAAGTCCGCCTCGGACTTCCTGAGCGTGACGAAGAACGCGTCGACGTTCCGGTCCTGGACGTAGAGCACACCCTCTCGAAAAGAATTCGGCTTACGAGAGGCTGGCGACACATAGTCGAGGGCGGCGAGGACCTCCTCTCGCTGGTAGCGGGCGTGCACGCGGAGTGGGACGTCTCGCAGTATGCCCTCAAGGGCGAAAGCCTGGTGGCGTGCCGCCTCGAAGGAGAGGTCGACCACAGCTCGTAACTCGTCGCGGAGCGCTTCCTGCTCACGCAGAGCTCGCATCCCCGCGTCGTAGGAGGGATGCCCTCCCCCGTCCGGCCAGAGGGAAAAGAACATCATCTCCGCCATTCTGCGCTCCCCAGACGAAAGGTCAGCATAGGCGGGAGCTGCGTCTGAGAGCAAGAGCCGGTAAACCTCGGCGCGAGGCTTGTCGTCGACGTGCGCGAATGCACGCACTCGCCTTAGCAGCTTCTCCTCCAGGGGTGACCCCGCTCGGGTCGGCAGGCCGGCGGCTCGCCGCAGCTGCGTCCACGATCGCTGCCCTTTCCGGAGGACGTCGGCGAGCTCCAAGCTGGACTCCTCCAGGAAACGACTCAGTTCCAGCTCGCCGTAGTTTCGGAGCTCGGAGACTATCTGGGGCCAGCGGCTGGAGATCTGCGACCTGATGTTGTCCAGCACGATCTTCTGGACCTGCCTGTCCATGACGATCTGGCAGCCCGACGGCAGGAAAGGGAAGCCTCGTTCGATGCCATCGGTGAGCGCACGTCTGCTGCTGCCGGTGAGGGCTCGGTACTTCTGGTCGAAGCGGAACTCCTTCCGGTGGTGGCCCACAAAGTCCAGAGCGGTCAGGACGGCCTTGTCTTTCGTCCGCCTCAGCCCACGCCCCAGCTGCTGCAGGAAGACGGTGGCGCTCTCGGTTGGCCGGAGGAAAAGGACGGTGTCCACCTCCGGCATATCCAGCCCCTCATTGAAGAGGTCGGCAGCGAAGAGAATGTTGAGCCGCCGGTCTCGCAGGTCCCGCAGTGCCTGCTCCCGCTCGTGAAGGGGTGTGTCTCCGCTGACCGCCCGGGCAGGGATGCCGGCCCGCTGGAAGACGGAGGCCATGTAGCGGGCATGGTCGACACCCACGCAGAAGCCCAGGGCGCGCATGATGCCGGGATCGAGCACTTTGTCGCGCAGCTGGGCCAGGACGATCTGGGCCCGGACGTCGTTACCGGTGTAGAGCGACTCCAGTTCCGCCTCGTCATACCTCCCGCGCGTCCACTTCACGTCGCGCAGATCGGTGTTGTCGGCGACAGCGAAGTAGTGGAAGGGGCACAGGAGGTCTGCGCCGAGCGCGTCCCAGAGGCGCAGCTCCACCGCAGTCCGACCGTCGAAGAAGTCCCTGACGTCCACTCCGTCGGACCGCTCGGGAGTGGCTGTCAGGCCGAGGAGCTCCACCGGCTCGAAGTGCTGGATCAGGCGCCGGTAGGTTGCCGCCTGGGCGTGGTGGAACTCGTCGATCACCAGGATCTCGTAGGTGTCGGACGGAATCTGGTCGACACCGTATGACGTCAAGGACTGGACACTGGCGAAGACGTGGCGCCAGCGCTCGGGCCGGGCACCACTCACATACAGCTCGCCGAAGTCTCCGTCGGCGAGGACCTCGCGGTAGGTCCGGAGTGACTGCTCGAGGATCTCCTTGCGGTGGGCGACGAACAGCAGGCTCGGCCGTCCGCCTGCCTGGTGAGCGAGGTTGCGATAGTCGAGCGCGGCCACCACCGTCTTGCCGGTGCCGGTTGCGGCCACCACGAGGTTGCGGTGCCGGTCGTGCACGACCCGCTCGGCCTCGAGCGCCTCGAGCATCTCGAGCTGGTAGGGGAAGGGACGCACCTCCAGACCGGAGAGCGTGATCGTGACACCGCTCCCCTGCTTGCGACCGGACGCCTCGGCCAGCGCGTCGTCGAGCCTGTCGCGGTCCCGGTCCGGGTCGTAGAGCTCGTACGAGTCGTCGTACCAATAGGTCTCGAAGGTCGCCCGAAACTTCTCCAGGAGCGCCGGTGTCGCCACCCTGGACAGGCGGACGTTCCACTCCACGCCGTCAAGGAGGGCTGCCCGCGACAGGTTGGATGAGCCGACATAGGCAGTGTCGAAGGTCGTGCGCCGACGAAACATCCATGCCTTGGCATGCAGGCGCGTCCGCTGGGCGTCGTACTGGATGCGCACCTGCGCCCCGAACTCGCGCACGAGTCGGTCGACCGCAGCCCGCTCGGTCGCGCCCATGTAGGTGGTCGTGATAACGCGGAGCGGCACGCCTCGCTCATGCAGCCGCTCAAGTTCTGGCGTCAGGAGCCGCAATCCGTGCCATTTCACGAAAGCGATCAGCAGGTCGACCTCGTCCGATGACTCGAGCTCTGTCTTGATCTCGGCTCCGAGGTTCGGCTCGCCGCGGGCATTGGTCAGCAGCGCTGCGTCGCTGAGCGGCGTCGCAGGACGGGCCAGCCCGACCCTGCGGACAGTCGGAGCAGCGCCCGAAGCGATGCTGAGGAGCTGTCGGGGAGGGTGCTGCACTTCCTCGTCCGCGGACTCGAGCAGATCGAGCATGCCGTTGATGAGGCGCAGCCGTTCCTCGCTGCCGCGGGTCGAGCGTAGGCGTGCAGTGACGACCTCCTGGACATGACGGCCGAGCACGTGAGGCAGGTCAGCCTCGTCGACGTCCCCGAGCCGCGCACGGACCAGGGCCTGGCCGAGTCGCTCCTGTAGGTCTGCGGTGACCAGCTGCTCGTAGATTCCCGGCTCCACGGGGCTCAGCTTGCCAGAGTGCAGGGACAGGGATCCAGAGAGGAGGGGTCTCTACCCTGCGACGGCAGGCGAAGCCGGGAGTGATCTCATCCGGCGCAGTTTCACGGACTCGCGGGTGGCGTACCAGCCGTGCGAGTCGATCAGATCAAGGAGTTTGAGCCGTTGAGCACCGAGCCTGAAGTCCACGAGGACGGCAAACTCGGCGGAACGACCGGCCGGTGACGCGCAGGTCGAACGACGGACCGGACGACGAGTAGGTCGCGGCTGCCGTCCTTCCGCGTGTACTCGATACAGGCCTTCTGACGATCAGACCGGTAGGTCCGACACCAGATGCCGAGAGACCCGAGCAGTGCCTGGATCGTTCACGACGCAGCCGTCGGCGTCGAACAGCCCGCGGAGAAAGGCGACCAGTGCCTCCTCGGGAGCGGTGAGGACAGCCTCCGGCACGAGCTTCTCCGCGGACTTCTTCTGCACGACACCGAGGCCGGAGAGGTAGTCGACAAAGTCGCGGCGGTTGAGCCGGAGCTGGACCGTGCCGTTGATCTGCAGGCTGGGCTTCGACTCGAAGCGGGTCCACCTCGTTAGCAGCATGCGGTGCTGCGGCATGATCTCGCCGATGTCGTCCTGGGAGCCGTAGATCGTGACTGCCCGGCGATGGCTGAAGTTGCCGTCGCCCACGAGCCAGCCCAGGTAGTGGGCGAGATCCTCGTCCCACATTTCGGGCACCTCGAAGCTTCGATCGCCTGGCGACCGCCACGGCCGCCTCCGGCAGTAGCTCAGGGCACTCGTTGCGTGGGACGTAGGCGACGCTCCGCGGGACTCGGTCTTCCGGGCGCAGAGTATCCGCACGTACCGACCGTCCGTCGACGGGCGTGAAGGTGTGGTCCGGCGTGCAGCGCACCTGCGAGCCGTCGCCGAAGCAGAGCTCTAGGAGTTCGCTCGTCACGGTCTGCACGCCGAGGTCGGACAGCGGGACCAGTCCGCCTGCGCGTCGCCACCAACTCGTCGCCCGCAAGACCCATCGCGCTTCCTCCCTCGCTCCTGGACCCAGTAGACCGGAGGGGACTGACCCACCCGGCGGACACGACGAACGGGGCGGCGCCCTGGTGGGCGTCACCCCGTTCGTCGCGTGAGCGAGTCAGCTGCAGCCGCTGGTGCTCCCGCAGCCCTCGCAGACGTAGCAGGACCCGGCCGGCCGCATCTTCGTGCCGCAGGTCATGCAGATCGGGGCGTCGTTCATCTTGCCGGCGAACTGCTCCATGAGCTCGGCCGAGGAGTGCACGCCCTGGACCTCACGGGCGTCGGCGGCACCGGCGCCGGACTTGTCCTCGACCTGGTCGGCCTTCTTCGCCTTGGGCTCGGCCCTCACGGCCGCGCTCTGGCTGAAGGACTCGAGCTGGTCGTCGACGTCCTCGTCCGAGCCGTTGTTCGGCGTGACGGGGGCGTAGGAGCCGGTCTCCAGCTGTCGGGCCCGCTCGTCGGCGGTGTGGATACCCATGAAGGAGCGGGACTCGAAGTCCATGTAGTCCAGCGCCAGGCGGCGGAAGACGTAGTCCATGATCGACTGCGCCATGCGCACGTCCGGGTCGTCCGTGAGGCCGGCCGGCTCGAAGCGCAGGTTGGTGAACTTCTCCACGAAGGTCTCCAGCGGCACGCCGTACTGCAGGCCGATCGACACCGCGATCGAGAAGGCGTCCATCACGCCGGCCAGGGTGGATCCCTGCTTGCCGAACTTGAGGAAGATCTCGCCCAGGTCGCCGCTGTCGTAGGTGCCTGCCGTCAGGTAGCCCTCGGCGCCGCCGACCGCGAAGCTCGTGGTCTGGGAGGCGCGGCGCTTGGGCAGGCGCTTGCGGACGGGACGGTACTCCACGATCTTCTCGACGGTGGGCTCGGCCTCGTTCTCGGCCTTCTTGTCGCTCTTGCCCGCCTTGCCGTCGGAGAGCGGCTGGCCCACCTTGCACATGTCGCGGTAGACGGCCAGGGCCTTCAGGCCGAGCTTCCAGCCCTGCAGGTAGACCTCCTCGATCTCCTCGACGGTGGCCGACTCGGGCAGGTTGACCGTCTTGGAGATCGCGCCGGACAGGAACGGCTGGACAGCCGCCATCATCCGCACGTGGCCCATCGGCTGGATGGCCCGGGCGCCCATCGCGGTGTCGAAGACCTCGTAGTGCTCGGGGCGCAGCCCCGGGGCGTCGATGACGTGACCGTTCTCGGCGATGTACTCCACGATCGCCTCGATGGTCTCCTCGGTGTAGCCCATCCGCTTCAGCGCGCGCGGGATCGTCTGGTTGACGATCTGCATCGAGCCGCCGCCGACGAGCTTCTTGAACTTCACCAGCGAGAAGTCCGGCTCGATGCCGGTGGTGTCGCAGTCCATCATGAAGCCGATGGTCCCGGTCGGGGCCAGCAGCGAGGCCTGGGCGTTGCGGAAGCCGTTCTTCTCGCCGAGCTTGACGACCTGGTCCCAGGCCTTCGTGGCGGCCTTGTGGATCCCGGAGTCCATCGCACCCAGGGTGCGCAGCTCGTCGTTGGCCGCCTGGTGCTTGCGCATGACGCGCTTGTGCGCGTCGGCGTTGCGGGCGTAGCCGGCGTAGGGGCCGACGACGGCGGCGAGCTCGGCGGAGCGCTTGTAGCCGGCACCCGTCATCAGCGAGGTGATCGCGCCGGCGACCGCGCGGCCGCCCTCGGAGTCGTAGCCGTGGCCGGTCGCCATGAGCAGCGCGCCGAGGTTGGCGTAGCCGATGCCCAGCTGGCGGTAGTCGCGCGTGGTCTGGCCGATCGCCTCGGTCGGGAAGTCGGCGAAGCAGATCGAGATGTCCATCGCGGTGAAGACCAGCTCGGTGACCTTCTCGAAGGTCTCCACGTCGAAGGTGTCGTCCTCGCGCAGGAACTTCAGCAGGTTGATCGACGCCAGGTTGCAGGAGCTGTTGTCCAACGACAGATACTCACTGCATGGATTAGATGCAGTGATACGTCCGGTTTCCGGGTTGGTGTGCCAGTCGTTGATCGTGTCGTCGTACTGCAGCCCCGGGTCGGCGCACTCCCACGCGGCCTTGGCCATCTTCTCGAAGAGCTCGCGGGCGTCGACGGTGTCGATGACCGAGCCGTCCAGGCGGGAGGTCAGGCCGAAGTCGGCGCCCTCCTCGACCGCACGCATGAACTCGTCGGAGACGCGCACCGAGTTGTTGGCGTTCTGGTACTGCACGGAGACGATGTCCTTGCCGCCCAGGTCCATGTCGAAGCCGGCGTCGCGCAGCGCGCGGATCTTGTCCTCCTCGCGCGCCTTGGTCTCGATGAACTCCTCGATGTCGGGGTGGTCGACGTCGAGCACGACCATCTTGGCCGCGCGGCGGGTCGCACCGCCGGACTTGATCGTCCCCGCGGACGCGTCGGCACCGCGCATGAAGGAGACCGGGCCGGAGGCGGTGCCGCCGGAGGAGAGCAGCTCCTTGGAGGAGCGGATGCGCGAGAGGTTGAGGCCGGCCCCGGAGCCGCCCTGGAAGATCTTGCCCTCCTCTCGGTACCAGTTGAGGATCGAGTCCATCGAGTCCTCGACCGACAGGATGAAGCACGCCGACACCTGCTGCGGGCTCTTGGTGCCCACGTTGAACCACACCGGGGAGTTGAAGGAGAAGATCTGGTGCACGAGGGCATACGTCAGCTCGTGCTCGAAGATCTCGGCGTCCTCCTCGGAGGCGAAGTAGCCGTTGTCCTTGCCGGACTGCGTGTAGGTGAGCACCACCCGGTCGACCAGCTGCTTGAGGCTCTGCTCGCGCTGCGCCGTCCCCACCGCACCGCGGAAGTACTTCGTGGTCACGATCGTCGAGGCGTTCGCCGACCAGAAGTCGGGGTACTCCACGCCGCGCTGCTCGAAGATCGTCTCCCCCGTCTTCCAGTTGGTCTGGACGACGTCCCGCTTCTCCCAGGTCACCTGGTCGTAGGGGTGGACGCCTGGGGTGGTGAAGATCCGGTCGATCTTCAGGCCCTTGCCGCCACGTCGGGTGCGCGGCTTCGCCCCGGTCGTCTCCGTCATGAGCTCTCTCCTTCGATGGTTGAGCGGTGTGTGGTGTGGTGCGTTCTAGCTCTTGGTATGCAGTTCAGCAGCGCCCACCGACACACCCTGGGTGGTGTGTCCGGTGGCACCGCTCTGCGCGTCGTTCTCGCTGCGCAGCAGCGTGATCGCCTGCTCGAAGTCCGCCAGCGAGTCGAACGCCTGGTAGACGCTGGCGAAGCGCAGGTAGGCCACCTCGTCCAGGTGCCGCAGCGGCCCCAGGATCGCCAGGCCCACCTCGTGCGCATCGACCTCGGCCTGGCCCAGGCCGCGGATCGTCTCCTCGACCTGCTGGGCCAGCAGCTGGAGCTGGTCCTCGGTCACCGGCCGGCCCTGGCAGGCCTTCCGCGCCCCGGTGATGACCTTGTCCCGGCTGAACGGCTCGGTCGCGCCGGAGCGCTTGATGACCGAGAGGGTCGCCGTCTCCAGCGTGCCGAAGCGGCGCCCGCACTCGGGGCACTGCCGGCGCCGGCGGATGACCGTGCCCTCCTCCTGGACCCTGCTGTCGACCACGCGCGAGTCGGTGTGGCGGCAGAACGGACAGTGCATCTCACGCCTCCTCGACGTCGTGGAGCAGCCCCTCGTCGAGGTGCCGCCTGTGGGTGGTGCTGGGGACAGTCTGTGGACGACGTGTGCGTGACACGCCCTCGGCTGTGCACAACATGTGGATGAACCACAGTGCTGTAACTACTACATCTAGGGATCCTAGGTTGCGGGCCTACTAGATGCAACACCCGCCACGCCCGTGCCCTTCCCCCTCCGCACCGCTCCCCGCGCCGTTGCTGGGGACACGCCGTCGCCAACTTCTCGCCCAGCCCGGCGTGTCGCCGCACCCGGCCGGGCCTGCTCCTGCCGAAACCCGGGTGCGGACCCCTCCCCCCGTGCAGTTAGGGTGCGCACAACCCCTCCCAAGGAGCACGATGAGCCTCAGCCGTGCCCTCGGCGCACCCGGCCGGGCGGCAGACTCACTGGTGGCCGGGCTCGCCGACCTCGACCCGCGCGCCGCGCAGGCCGTCGGCCTGCCCACCGACCGGCTCTGGGCCGACCCGGGGCCGGACGCCGTGGAGACCCGCGCCGACCTCGCCCGCACGGCGCTCGCCGACCTGCACGCCACCGGTGTGCAGACCGGGCCCGCCGAGGTCCTCCGTCGTGCTCTGACCGAGCGGCTCACCAGCGACCTGGAGCTGCACGACAGCGGTTTCACCCCCGGCCTCGTGGCTCCCCTGGCCTCGCCCGCGCACGCGGTCCTCTCCGGCCTGGAGTCCGCCGTCCGCGAGCCCGACCGGCTGCTCGAGGGCCTCGCCGAGGTCCCCGCCGCGCTCGGCGCCTACGCCGAGCGCCTGGAGGCCGCCGCCGCGCACGGGTATGTCGCGCCCGCCCGCCAGTCGCGCACCCTGGCCGCCCAGCTGCTGCGCTGGGCCGACCCGGCCGCCGACGACCGCCTGGGCCGGCTGCTCACCCGCACCGGCGCACCGGAGGGGAGCGCACCCCATACCCGCCTCGAACGGGCGCGCGAGGCGTGCCGCGACCTGGCCTCCTGGCTGCTGACCGCGCACGCACCGCGCGGCAGTGCGACCGACGCGGTGGGCGCCGGGCTCTACCGGACC
Coding sequences within:
- a CDS encoding DedA family protein; translation: MLEALNAFIEANADSAWLLPIVLLLCILDGVLPPVPSEATLVALGAVAGAEGDPNIAALIAVAALGSFLGDNLTYTIGRHTRLGRLRDSKRPKVRGFVNWVVKMLDRRGGTIVIACRYVPGGRQLVNLTAGATEFPRPRFMLFDGIGVTTWSAYNVGVGALAGSWLEEQPLLGLVIAIVLALVLGWFAELGAKRWRSRTERRVGVAS
- a CDS encoding DsbA family oxidoreductase is translated as MATAHVGRRLSSHVLGRGPAPGGTNIACPWCRIAKRRFEEAAAQHDRPVTVEYHSFELAPDLPDDYVGTEAEFLRRLYPGTKAAGADLRRIRQVVSTGARLGLDYDFDAVRHTSTFLAHQLLHHGKAHGVQGLVLDALFTAYFEHGHELRQVDGLVALGADVGLDAAVTREALLSGRYADAVRQDRARAGDRGVTSIPTYVLPGQDPIHGALRPVVFLDALRMVP
- a CDS encoding L-lactate permease; protein product: MSLDLRFLAALAPIVLVLVLLVVRVPSMRAGVVGLVGALVVGATAFPIGRPEALAVLGDMGPLVVEIAVILLGGVGLAQVMTRGGAQGRIAEWLEEAERGADRTLTLLLLVFGLTPFMESVTGFGLGVVITAPLLVRLGLTPVRAVVTGMLGMVLVPWGSMAPGLLVAAQLGGQDFVELGVWTAVLTLPVLVVGMVGVLALNVGRPRPPQLLLATVVVLVQWAVLIPSNLLGPPLAGVLASAAIIALLLGVTRLARGPLPPVTRELLTALVPYVVLVAGILAATALLALAGDGTPGWITSPALWLVVAAAVATATVDLPSADRWALVAGTLRRWVPIAGNAIVFMLIGIVMAGTGMAEHLAVTAAGAGYGFVAAVPAVGALGGYLTGSNTGSAAMFSAATTNGAATLGADPLVALAGQNVAGSIAIIASPPRVALATGVVLEPGERLPPRAVAVLLGVVLASTVILGLVVLALA
- a CDS encoding DUF3427 domain-containing protein → MEPGIYEQLVTADLQERLGQALVRARLGDVDEADLPHVLGRHVQEVVTARLRSTRGSEERLRLINGMLDLLESADEEVQHPPRQLLSIASGAAPTVRRVGLARPATPLSDAALLTNARGEPNLGAEIKTELESSDEVDLLIAFVKWHGLRLLTPELERLHERGVPLRVITTTYMGATERAAVDRLVREFGAQVRIQYDAQRTRLHAKAWMFRRRTTFDTAYVGSSNLSRAALLDGVEWNVRLSRVATPALLEKFRATFETYWYDDSYELYDPDRDRDRLDDALAEASGRKQGSGVTITLSGLEVRPFPYQLEMLEALEAERVVHDRHRNLVVAATGTGKTVVAALDYRNLAHQAGGRPSLLFVAHRKEILEQSLRTYREVLADGDFGELYVSGARPERWRHVFASVQSLTSYGVDQIPSDTYEILVIDEFHHAQAATYRRLIQHFEPVELLGLTATPERSDGVDVRDFFDGRTAVELRLWDALGADLLCPFHYFAVADNTDLRDVKWTRGRYDEAELESLYTGNDVRAQIVLAQLRDKVLDPGIMRALGFCVGVDHARYMASVFQRAGIPARAVSGDTPLHEREQALRDLRDRRLNILFAADLFNEGLDMPEVDTVLFLRPTESATVFLQQLGRGLRRTKDKAVLTALDFVGHHRKEFRFDQKYRALTGSSRRALTDGIERGFPFLPSGCQIVMDRQVQKIVLDNIRSQISSRWPQIVSELRNYGELELSRFLEESSLELADVLRKGQRSWTQLRRAAGLPTRAGSPLEEKLLRRVRAFAHVDDKPRAEVYRLLLSDAAPAYADLSSGERRMAEMMFFSLWPDGGGHPSYDAGMRALREQEALRDELRAVVDLSFEAARHQAFALEGILRDVPLRVHARYQREEVLAALDYVSPASRKPNSFREGVLYVQDRNVDAFFVTLRKSEADFSPTTLYRDYPISPTLFHWESQSTTSVGSATGHRYLSSASTVLLFVREEKEDEFGTSPYLFAGPMRYVSHQGNRPIAITWQLEHALPADFFSAATVVAKLKRDACAMNMLRAAAVDARGWSVDEAFEQGLPFEHGVTRRVGMERHARSWSTRTSH
- a CDS encoding LAGLIDADG family homing endonuclease, whose product is MWDEDLAHYLGWLVGDGNFSHRRAVTIYGSQDDIGEIMPQHRMLLTRWTRFESKPSLQINGTVQLRLNRRDFVDYLSGLGVVQKKSAEKLVPEAVLTAPEEALVAFLRGLFDADGCVVNDPGTARVSRHLVSDLPV
- a CDS encoding vitamin B12-dependent ribonucleotide reductase codes for the protein MTETTGAKPRTRRGGKGLKIDRIFTTPGVHPYDQVTWEKRDVVQTNWKTGETIFEQRGVEYPDFWSANASTIVTTKYFRGAVGTAQREQSLKQLVDRVVLTYTQSGKDNGYFASEEDAEIFEHELTYALVHQIFSFNSPVWFNVGTKSPQQVSACFILSVEDSMDSILNWYREEGKIFQGGSGAGLNLSRIRSSKELLSSGGTASGPVSFMRGADASAGTIKSGGATRRAAKMVVLDVDHPDIEEFIETKAREEDKIRALRDAGFDMDLGGKDIVSVQYQNANNSVRVSDEFMRAVEEGADFGLTSRLDGSVIDTVDARELFEKMAKAAWECADPGLQYDDTINDWHTNPETGRITASNPCSEYLSLDNSSCNLASINLLKFLREDDTFDVETFEKVTELVFTAMDISICFADFPTEAIGQTTRDYRQLGIGYANLGALLMATGHGYDSEGGRAVAGAITSLMTGAGYKRSAELAAVVGPYAGYARNADAHKRVMRKHQAANDELRTLGAMDSGIHKAATKAWDQVVKLGEKNGFRNAQASLLAPTGTIGFMMDCDTTGIEPDFSLVKFKKLVGGGSMQIVNQTIPRALKRMGYTEETIEAIVEYIAENGHVIDAPGLRPEHYEVFDTAMGARAIQPMGHVRMMAAVQPFLSGAISKTVNLPESATVEEIEEVYLQGWKLGLKALAVYRDMCKVGQPLSDGKAGKSDKKAENEAEPTVEKIVEYRPVRKRLPKRRASQTTSFAVGGAEGYLTAGTYDSGDLGEIFLKFGKQGSTLAGVMDAFSIAVSIGLQYGVPLETFVEKFTNLRFEPAGLTDDPDVRMAQSIMDYVFRRLALDYMDFESRSFMGIHTADERARQLETGSYAPVTPNNGSDEDVDDQLESFSQSAAVRAEPKAKKADQVEDKSGAGAADAREVQGVHSSAELMEQFAGKMNDAPICMTCGTKMRPAGSCYVCEGCGSTSGCS
- the nrdR gene encoding transcriptional regulator NrdR, whose translation is MHCPFCRHTDSRVVDSRVQEEGTVIRRRRQCPECGRRFGTLETATLSVIKRSGATEPFSRDKVITGARKACQGRPVTEDQLQLLAQQVEETIRGLGQAEVDAHEVGLAILGPLRHLDEVAYLRFASVYQAFDSLADFEQAITLLRSENDAQSGATGHTTQGVSVGAAELHTKS